The Beijerinckiaceae bacterium RH AL1 genome has a segment encoding these proteins:
- a CDS encoding DNA-binding protein (ID:RHAL1_00056;~source:Prodigal:2.6), with translation MAESADIAEDADIELGVDLDIDVGTEKGPERTCVVTRRKGPPATMIRFVVGPDGAVVPDIRAKLPGRGVWVDARAEVVATAVRKGAFARGFKAKVAVPATLPGDVDAMLERDALQSLAMANKAGAVTTGFAKVEGALAGRLAAVLHATDAGADGVRKLEAIRRSLEGRAPATLKLFSSQQLDLALGRTNVIHAALAAGTASEAFLTRCRRLTTYRQAATDDDSGGAMAAPV, from the coding sequence ATGGCCGAGAGTGCCGACATCGCCGAGGACGCGGATATCGAGTTGGGTGTCGACTTGGATATCGACGTGGGCACGGAGAAAGGCCCCGAGCGCACCTGCGTCGTGACCCGGCGCAAGGGCCCACCGGCGACGATGATCCGGTTCGTCGTCGGGCCTGACGGCGCCGTGGTCCCGGACATCCGGGCCAAGCTGCCCGGCCGTGGCGTCTGGGTCGATGCCCGCGCGGAGGTCGTGGCGACGGCGGTCCGCAAGGGCGCCTTCGCCCGCGGTTTCAAGGCCAAGGTCGCGGTGCCCGCGACCCTTCCCGGCGACGTCGACGCGATGCTGGAGCGCGACGCGCTGCAGTCGCTCGCCATGGCCAACAAGGCGGGCGCGGTGACCACGGGGTTCGCCAAGGTCGAGGGGGCGCTCGCCGGCCGGCTCGCGGCGGTTCTCCACGCAACCGATGCCGGCGCCGACGGCGTCCGCAAGCTCGAGGCGATCCGACGCTCGTTGGAGGGTCGCGCCCCCGCGACGCTCAAACTCTTTTCGTCACAGCAATTGGATTTGGCTTTGGGGCGCACAAATGTCATACATGCCGCGCTTGCTGCGGGCACGGCGAGCGAAGCATTCCTGACCCGATGCCGCCGGCTGACGACATATCGGCAGGCGGCGACCGACGACGATAGCGGGGGCGCGATGGCGGCACCCGTGTGA